AAAATAACTAGCCTTACCATGAATTAATCTTCAGTACATTCGATAAATTATCTGGTTCAGCTAAAAGACGATAGATACAATCAATGGgaaaagagaaacagaagcaGGCAAATGAACCAATATAGAAACTCATGCACATCGGGAAAAAAACCAAGTTAAGCGAACATGTGACAGTCACATGAGACACGCCACTAGCGCCAGTCCCCAAACATGCGTTTTGTAACTAACATGGCctgatgtttcttttttttaccaggaaaggaaaaacagcacTTTATTGGTAAAGTAGTCGGCTTCAACTTATGCCAGTTGCTCCTAACAGAAAATGTCGCTGGTAATAAGAATCTCACCAATGAGCTCAAGAGTGGTGCGCAAGCGCACTGGTTCAACGGCTCAAGCCGCTGGCTGTCCTCGATGCGAAGTGTACTCACCTGGGTCGGTTCCGttcaagtttgtttgtttgtttgttgttgacgttattgtttgtttatttttctcaaactTCTCCGCAAAGAATATTCCAAGCAGACTAATCCGCGGTATTTTGCTATCATAGACGATTTTGTCCTTTAcgtttttaaaagaaattcaatgGCTGCTAAAcaaagtttattttatacCTAAATCAAATACATTTGTCACGGCGTCTTTCAGCCTTGCAGATATGTCATTCAGtataaattgcaaatttcaatCACTGCACCAACAATCACGTGTTGTTTCTTTGTGCCGAGACACCACTTGGGTACGGAACTagaagaagtaaaaatataagaagaaaaatttatagaaaaggcaaagaaacgATTGAGAGGACAGGGACTTGACTAGCCCCTTAATCTTTTCCACGCATTCTACACGCAGGCAAAACTGAttataagaaacaaaacgcaAACCCTAGCTACCTGGTAACCAACTGTAGAAACAAGCGCATAATTTAAGGTAAGGTAAAGTCCTTATTTTACGAGCGTAACACATGACAGTCATAGGctgataaacttgtggccctcggTGCGCACCTCTtaccctccccccccccctcggAATTTGTTTAAGTTGCTGTTTCGAAAAACACGCGAATCATGCAAGAAATTCCTAATAAATCATGTGGTGATGGAATGAGTACAATTAGTAACGgaaataggactgagtggagtctaATTCGGTCCGTAATTATGCAAGTGATATGATTAACAGAATCGGACCACCGCGAAGCGGAAGTCCAATTTATTTGTTAATCGCAGGATTAATGTTAACGGTTGCTTGCTGAattcttgaatttttaaattatcttACCTGTTTTTAATACAAATTCCCTGGTAGCTACAATTCCAGCTCTGTATGCAACGCATGTATAAACTCCTGAATCGTTTTTCTTTACTTCAGAGATTTCAAGATTGCCGTACAATTTATTACCAGAACCTTGATAAAAGTAGGTAACTCTCTTGCTTTCGTCCACAGGGTCATCAGACTTCAAGAAAGTTGCCTCGTCAGTGTTTTCCATGATGCATGTTAAATTAATAGTGTTTCCGATGAAGGCAATCCCAGTCCCGTTTTGGAGGCCAAAATATGCGATAACAGGATTCTTGGAATTATGAACTGAAATTGAGCAAATATAATAATTGATTCCAGACCACTACAAGTTAAGCCCCCTTCAAATGGTAAGATACTTGGTGATAGTCGATGATAGTTTCAGCTATCATTCACTTTCATTGACTATCATGTCCGCGTTCAAACGGTTCATGATAGTTGGTGTTAGTTGTCGAAATCACGCGATGAGATCGCAATGGTATATGGTACCCAGCCTTCTACCGCGTGAAAGTGAAAGTAAAGATGGCGGTACTGAGGTCAGCATTTATGAGTGCATATTAAACTTTGCATATGGAATTACGACTCCACTTCTCAAGGGCTAATTTTCTGgatttttccacttttctCACTTTCTCGTTTTCAGTGTCACTGTCGTCAGACAGTGCTCCTTTCCGAAAGATGGCACGGCGGTAGCCATCTTTGGTTTGAGCCTGTTTTGACAAAAGGGCTGACTGAAAAGCTATCATGTGCGATCATCCGCTCGTTTAAACGGCAAAGCTATCCTCAACTATTATTTCGAATTTAAACATATCCAAACTGCACCATAGTTGATGATTGTCTACATTGCCGTGACCATACTCTTTAACCTCCAGCTTAGAGAAATGTCTTTCCGGTCCTAGCTACTGTCAATAACCTTTCCGAACAGGGCTTCTCTGTACAGTAAAGGACAAGCTTGGTTCTACACGCTTGGAACACAAGGCGTCCCCAGGATCTGGGAAGAGTCGAAATGTTTACCGGACAGACCTCAGGCTGCGGTTATCTAAACTCGTTTCCATGGTGCGCGGTTTCGAATAAGTTTACGCCACTTAAGGCCCTTTTCGGTATTAGAATGAGTAATGCCCCGTTCAAGTTAAGGAAGACTTCTTCTAAAGAGCAGCTACGTGTCAGTACGCGTGTGATGAATGATGGTCAAGGAAAAACGAAAGAACCATGAACTCAAGATCTCATTACGTAAGCAAAGAATAGGCATGCAGCCAACTTACTTCAGTAGATAAAGTTGATAGGATATTCCTCAAAACGATGTCTTATTACCTTATGTAAGCTCGCCACTGCATTCCTGTTCACGCTTTCGGAGTCTAATACTTTTACATTGATTTTACCGTCACCTGATAACCTTGGCATTGGTTATAAAGCCACATGTTAACCTTGACTTTAACTATCATTAATCTGAGTGTGTTAGCCAATAAACTAATTTGAGAAATGGCGCGGATAAGTATTGAAACCAGTTACAGCGTTTTTACAAGGTTCAAATACGTATGGTCTTGACTGCATCTATTTCATAAGCTTAGTATAACAACGTCAAATAATGCGTTCATTATCGATGGAAATAGTTTAATTGGGG
The DNA window shown above is from Acropora palmata chromosome 7, jaAcrPala1.3, whole genome shotgun sequence and carries:
- the LOC141886919 gene encoding uncharacterized protein LOC141886919; protein product: MLYKRQEKVMEKTITKLCLMLAMLHLVRMADAMAIESKVHNSKNPVIAYFGLQNGTGIAFIGNTINLTCIMENTDEATFLKSDDPVDESKRVTYFYQGSGNKLYGNLEISEVKKNDSGVYTCVAYRAGIVATREFVLKTVPYPSGVSAQRNNT